CCATAAATGAGGCCTTGTGCAAGGGTTGCGGGGCTTGTGCCGTTTTTTGTCCCACAGGGGCTATTTCCGTCAAGCACTTTACTCGGGACCAAATACTGGCCGAGGTTGAGGCTTTGATAGAGGTGTAAAGTAATGGCTGAAGCTGAATTTGAACCTCAGATTGTTGCTTTTACCTGTAACTGGTGCTCTTACGCAGCGGCTGATCTGGCTGGCACATCACGCGTCAGCTACCCTCCTAATGTGCGCCTGATAAGGGTGATGTGTAGCGGGATGGTGGATCCGATATTTGTCCTCAAGTCCTTTGAGAAGGGGTTCGATGGGGTCTTGATCGCTGGCTGCCATATCGGGGACTGCCATTATATTTCGGGGAACATCAAGGCAGAGGAGAGGATAGGGAAGCTCAAAAGCCTGATACACACACTCGGGTTAGGGGATGAGCGGCTGAGGCTAGAGTGGATTTCAACTGCTGAGGGAGGTAAGTTCGCAGAAACAATCAAAGAGCTTGTAGGTCAATTGAAGCAACTGGGACCTTCGCCTTTGAGAAAGGAGGTCAGGGCTTGACCTTAGAGGATGCTGTCAAAGAAACCAAGGCCTACTACTGTCTGGAGTGTGGCAAATGTTCAGGGTTGTGTCCGGTCTCCAGATATAATCCGGCTTACTCGCCCCGGGTTATGGTTGAAGATGCACTGCTAGGTCTTGAAGATGATCTGGTTCATAATCGGCAGCTTTTTTCTTGCTTAACGTGCTATGCTTGTTCTCCGAAGTGCCCTGCCGATGTCGATTATCCCCTATTTATGCAGAAATCGAGAGCCCTGGCAGCAAAAGATGGACAGCAGGGGGACTGCGCGCATTCCGGTGTTCTACAGTCTCTGATGCGGCTTATGGCAAGCCCCAACCTCAAGCAGAAAAGACTGGAGTGGCTATCCAATGGACACCGTACCTCAGACCAAAGCAATGTCCTGTACTTTGTAGGTTGCGCCCCCTACTTTGACCCCATTTTCGAAGATACTGGGGTCAAGAGTTTGGACGTGGCAAGAGATAGCCTGAAGATTCTCAATTCCCTGGGGATAGCGCCCAAGGTGCTTCCAAATGAGAGGTGCTGTGGTCACGATCTGCTCTGGACCGGGGACACAGAGAACTTCAGAAGGCTGGCCGAACTTAATGCTGCCGCCATAAAAGAGGCTGGTGTGAAGAAGATAATCTTTTCCTGTGCCGAGTGTTACCGGACATTCAAGAAGGATTATCCGAATTACGTCAAAATAGACTGCGAGTTGCAGCATATCAGCGAATTCTTGTCTGAAA
The DNA window shown above is from Chloroflexota bacterium and carries:
- a CDS encoding hydrogenase iron-sulfur subunit, with amino-acid sequence MAEAEFEPQIVAFTCNWCSYAAADLAGTSRVSYPPNVRLIRVMCSGMVDPIFVLKSFEKGFDGVLIAGCHIGDCHYISGNIKAEERIGKLKSLIHTLGLGDERLRLEWISTAEGGKFAETIKELVGQLKQLGPSPLRKEVRA
- a CDS encoding (Fe-S)-binding protein; its protein translation is MTLEDAVKETKAYYCLECGKCSGLCPVSRYNPAYSPRVMVEDALLGLEDDLVHNRQLFSCLTCYACSPKCPADVDYPLFMQKSRALAAKDGQQGDCAHSGVLQSLMRLMASPNLKQKRLEWLSNGHRTSDQSNVLYFVGCAPYFDPIFEDTGVKSLDVARDSLKILNSLGIAPKVLPNERCCGHDLLWTGDTENFRRLAELNAAAIKEAGVKKIIFSCAECYRTFKKDYPNYVKIDCELQHISEFLSEKIEKGELSFKEIKKKLTYHDPCRLGRHLGIYEPPRRVIESIPGIELVEMKDNRAESLCCGTSAFTNCDSCSKQIRVERLLQAKATGAESIITCCPKCQIHFRCAMVNKGEVKGPDVEIEVVDLVSLVAQALGGKSSE